Proteins encoded by one window of Ictidomys tridecemlineatus isolate mIctTri1 chromosome 7, mIctTri1.hap1, whole genome shotgun sequence:
- the Mars2 gene encoding methionine--tRNA ligase, mitochondrial — MLRISVLRLLGYSGTRRVSLLESSGPRHYGSGSQCTRDDPQDTRAYFTTPIFYVNAAPHIGHLYSALLADALCRHRRLRVPRTAATRFSTGTDEHGLKIQQAAATAGVAPIELCDRVSAQFQQLFQKAGISSTDFIRTTEARHRVAVQHFWGVLKSRGLLYKGLYEGWYCASDECFLPEAKVTWQPGPSGDSCPVSLESGHPVSWTKEENYIFRLSQFQEPLQRWLRSNPQAITPEPFYHGVLQWLEEELPDLSVSRRSSHLHWGIPVPGDDSQTIYVWLDALVNYLTIIGYPNAEFKSWWPATSHIIGKDILKFHAIYWPALLLGAGLSPPHRIYVHSHWTVCGQKMSKSLGNVVDPRTCLDRYTVDGFRYFLLRQGVPSWDCDYYDEKVVKLLDSELADALGGLLNRCTAKRINPSGTYPAFCTTCFPSKPGLVGPSVRAQAEDYALVSAMASLPKQVAEYYDNFQIYKALEAVSSCVRQTNGFVQRHAPWKLNWESPADALWLGTVLHVALECLRVFATLLQPVTPNLADKLLSRLGVSATERGLGDLFFLPRFYGHPCPFEGRRLGPETGLLFPRLDQSRAWLVKAHRT; from the coding sequence ATGCTGCGAATATCTGTCCTCAGGCTGCTGGGATACTCGGGGACCCGCAGGGTCTCTCTCCTGGAGAGTTCTGGCCCACGCCACTATGGTTCAGGTTCTCAGTGTACCCGCGATGATCCTCAGGACACGCGCGCATACTTCACCACACCCATTTTCTACGTGAACGCGGCGCCGCACATCGGACACCTGTATTCTGCACTCTTGGCAGATGCCCTTTGCCGCCACCGTCGCCTCCGAGTTCCCAGAACTGCCGCAACCCGATTCTCTACAGGCACCGACGAGCACGGTCTGAAAATTCAACAGGCGGCGGCCACTGCCGGCGTGGCCCCGATTGAGCTGTGCGATCGAGTCTCTGCCCAGTTTCAGCAACTTTTCCAGAAGGCTGGCATCTCCTCCACCGACTTTATCCGCACCACGGAGGCCCGGCACCGGGTGGCCGTGCAGCACTTCTGGGGGGTGCTGAAGTCCCGGGGTCTGCTCTACAAAGGGCTCTATGAAGGTTGGTATTGCGCCTCTGACGAGTGCTTCCTTCCTGAGGCCAAGGTCACCTGGCAGCCGGGCCCGTCGGGGGATTCCTGCCCTGTATCTCTCGAGAGCGGGCATCCTGTCTCCTGGACCAAGGAAGAAAACTATATTTTCAGGCTTTCTCAGTTCCAGGAGCCACTACAACGTTGGCTGCGAAGCAACCCTCAGGCCATCACTCCAGAGCCATTCTATCACGGAGTCCTTCAATGGTTGGAGGAGGAGCTACCAGATCTATCTGTTTCTCGAAGGAGCAGCCACCTGCACTGGGGCATTCCAGTTCCTGGGGACGATTCACAGACCATCTATGTATGGCTGGATGCCCTGGTCAACTACCTCACCATAATTGGCTACCCCAATGCTGAGTTCAAATCTTGGTGGCCAGCCACATCTCATATCATAGGTAAGGATATACTCAAATTTCATGCCATCTATTGGCCTGCCCTTCTCTTAGGGGCTGGATTGAGCCCACCACATCGCATCTATGTCCACTCCCACTGGACGGTGTGTGGCCAAAAGATGTCCAAGAGCTTGGGCAACGTGGTGGATCCCAGGACTTGCCTTGATCGATATACTGTGGACGGCTTCCGTTATTTTCTTCTTCGGCAGGGTGTTCCTAGCTGGGACTGTGACTACTACGATGAGAAGGTGGTTAAGTTGCTGGACTCTGAGCTGGCAGATGCCTTGGGGGGTCTTTTGAACCGATGCACTGCTAAAAGAATAAACCCTTCTGGAACCTATCCAGCCTTTTGCACTACCTGCTTCCCTAGTAAGCCAGGGTTGGTGGGACCATCAGTTCGTGCTCAGGCAGAGGATTATGCTCTCGTGAGTGCAATGGCTAGTTTGCCCAAGCAGGTAGCAGAGTATTATGATAACTTTCAGATCTATAAGGCTCTGGAGGCAGTGTCCAGCTGTGTTCGGCAAACTAATGGTTTTGTCCAAAGGCATGCACCGTGGAAATTGAACTGGGAGAGCCCAGCAGATGCTCTCTGGCTGGGTACTGTGCTTCATGTGGCTTTGGAATGTTTGCGTGTCTTTGCAACTTTGCTTCAGCCTGTTACCCCAAACCTAGCTGACAAGTTGCTGTCCAGGCTGGGGGTCTCTGCTACAGAGAGGGGACTTGGAGATCTCTTTTTCTTGCCTCGATTCTATGGACATCCATGTCCTTTTGAAGGGAGGAGGTTGGGACCTGAAACTGGGCTTTTGTTTCCAAGACTTGACCAGTCCAGGGCTTGGCTGGTGAAAGCTCACAGGACCTAA